Proteins co-encoded in one Campylobacter jejuni genomic window:
- the queF gene encoding preQ(1) synthase — protein MRYGEKEIKEFDVENMEIWPNDAKNDYIIKITLPEFMCCCPRSGYPDFATIYLEYMPDKFVVELKAIKLYINTFMYRNVSHEASINEIYNTLKDKLKPKWIKVVGDFNPRGNVHTVIECRSDMVVPK, from the coding sequence ATGCGTTATGGTGAAAAGGAAATCAAAGAATTTGATGTAGAAAATATGGAAATTTGGCCAAATGATGCGAAAAATGACTATATCATTAAAATCACTTTGCCTGAATTTATGTGTTGTTGTCCGCGTTCGGGTTATCCTGACTTTGCGACGATTTATCTTGAGTATATGCCTGATAAATTTGTGGTTGAGCTTAAGGCTATAAAACTTTATATCAATACTTTTATGTATAGAAATGTTTCACATGAAGCAAGTATCAATGAAATTTATAATACTTTAAAAGATAAATTAAAACCAAAATGGATTAAAGTTGTGGGGGATTTTAACCCGCGTGGAAATGTGCATACGGTGATAGAATGTCGTAGCGATATGGTAGTGCCAAAGTGA
- a CDS encoding DNA methyltransferase encodes MKFNDLDLNNWKSCDINTDSLWLIASRDKSGKHRNIYHGNFIPQIPNQLIRRYTKKDDLIIDPFLGSGTTLYECEKLNRKCIGFDINESILEFVLDNFGINFDNKRYFLGNCDNTDIKKVDELLENALNKLESKKSQFIILHPPYMDIVKFSEKKEDLSQISDLKEFKDKILLTCQNLLKYLEKNRYFALVIADLYRNSEIVPLGFELMNLIKQNFKVKLKGIVIKNIEGNRGKLGINAIWRYRALRSDYYIFKHEYIFVFKKEF; translated from the coding sequence GTGAAATTTAACGATCTTGATTTGAACAACTGGAAAAGTTGTGATATAAATACAGATTCTTTATGGCTTATTGCTAGTCGTGATAAAAGTGGAAAGCATAGAAATATTTATCATGGTAATTTTATACCACAAATTCCTAATCAGCTCATCCGTCGTTATACAAAAAAAGATGATTTAATTATAGATCCTTTTTTAGGAAGCGGAACAACGCTTTATGAATGTGAAAAATTAAATAGAAAATGCATAGGATTTGATATTAATGAGAGCATTTTGGAATTTGTATTAGACAACTTCGGGATAAATTTTGATAATAAGCGCTATTTTTTAGGAAATTGTGATAATACTGATATAAAAAAAGTTGATGAGTTGTTAGAAAATGCTTTGAATAAACTTGAAAGCAAAAAATCTCAGTTTATTATTTTACATCCACCTTATATGGATATAGTTAAATTTAGTGAGAAAAAAGAGGATTTAAGTCAAATTTCAGATTTGAAAGAATTTAAAGATAAAATTTTACTTACTTGTCAAAATTTGTTAAAATACTTAGAAAAAAATCGTTATTTTGCTTTAGTGATAGCAGATTTATATAGAAATAGCGAAATTGTCCCTTTGGGTTTTGAGCTTATGAATTTAATAAAACAAAATTTTAAAGTTAAACTAAAGGGAATTGTTATTAAAAATATAGAAGGAAATCGTGGAAAACTAGGTATTAATGCTATATGGAGATATAGAGCATTAAGGAGTGATTATTATATTTTTAAGCATGAGTATATTTTTGTATTTAAAAAGGAGTTTTAA
- a CDS encoding type II restriction endonuclease NlaIII has product MKVTKMELFLEIALPNENGFSRWVDVKEFVNKYKNLQLGNGGSWCRTSSALAKKYKIEFDKTKSNGNSIDRIRLAGFNTQTQFNQNIRKDIKDFYKNKNCVMLGINGKSENTKIEIDHKDGRKQDLRVSNINLQKLEDFQPLCKAANDIKRQICKRCKETNIRWDARNILGNPYNFYKGDENYTKELGCIGCYQYDPVAYRKESIKRISKEVEEFILNKFNMK; this is encoded by the coding sequence ATGAAAGTAACTAAAATGGAGTTATTTTTAGAAATTGCTTTGCCGAATGAAAACGGTTTTTCTCGTTGGGTAGATGTAAAAGAATTTGTTAATAAATACAAAAATTTACAACTTGGAAATGGTGGAAGTTGGTGTCGTACTAGTAGTGCTTTAGCAAAAAAATATAAGATAGAATTTGATAAGACCAAGAGCAATGGAAATTCTATTGATAGAATAAGACTCGCAGGTTTTAATACACAAACGCAATTTAATCAAAATATAAGGAAAGATATTAAAGATTTTTATAAAAATAAAAATTGTGTTATGCTTGGAATTAATGGAAAATCTGAAAATACGAAAATAGAAATCGACCATAAAGATGGAAGAAAACAAGATTTAAGAGTATCTAATATTAACTTGCAAAAATTAGAAGATTTTCAACCTTTATGTAAAGCCGCTAATGATATTAAAAGACAAATTTGTAAAAGATGTAAAGAAACAAATATAAGATGGGATGCTAGAAATATTTTAGGAAATCCTTATAATTTTTATAAAGGAGATGAAAATTATACCAAAGAATTAGGCTGTATCGGTTGTTATCAATATGATCCTGTCGCTTATAGAAAAGAAAGTATTAAAAGAATTTCCAAAGAAGTAGAAGAGTTTATATTAAATAAATTTAATATGAAATGA